From a single Miscanthus floridulus cultivar M001 chromosome 8, ASM1932011v1, whole genome shotgun sequence genomic region:
- the LOC136471898 gene encoding BTB/POZ and MATH domain-containing protein 1-like, whose translation MSTALKMPGTRTASMCVAAEMARVTHSFKIVGNGLHKNFGVGRCIRSAPFSAGGHNWCIHYYPDGNSEDDKDYVSIFLELMSKNTEARSLLEFRLVNQTTGISTSVFTCQAVHNATITTWGRKKFMKKDDLETLGYLKDECLEIECDLTVIKWDDIDLPPSDLQDNLGKLLESGEGMDVTFKVKNELFRAHKIVLKMRSPVFNAELTRDKRKRSIIVEDMEPPVFNALLRFIYTDSLPSMGDLDGNENDEIVRHLLVAANRYGLVRMKLMCESILCNRLAVQDVAATLAAADQCRCYKLKDACIQFINSSNRMDDVATSQGFEDLKKSCPALITEICEKAAMPHKQDLVCIVLAR comes from the coding sequence ATGTCTACGGCACTCAAGATGCCAGGCACGAGGACAGCATCGATGTGCGTCGCAGCGGAGATGGCGCGGGTCACGCACTCGTTCAAGATCGTCGGCAACGGGCTCCACAAGAACTTCGGCGTCGGAAGGTGCATCCGCTCTGCCCCCTTCTCCGCCGGAGGCCACAATTGGTGCATCCATTACTACCCAGATGGAAACTCCGAGGACGACAAGGACTACGTCTCCATCTTCCTCGAGCTCATGAGTAAAAACACTGAGGCTAGGAGTCTTCTCGAGTTCAGGCTTGTAAACCAGACAACTGGGATCTCAACATCCGTATTCACATGTCAGGCGGTTCACAACGCTACAATCACAACCTGGGGTAGAAAAAAGTTCATGAAGAAGGACGACCTGGAAACGTTGGGATACCTCAAGGACGAGTGTCTCGAGATCGAGTGCGATCTCACCGTTATCAAGTGGGACGACATTGATCTGCCACCGTCAGATCTGCAGGATAATCTTGGCAAACTGCTGGAGTCTGGGGAGGGGATGGATGTGACCTTCAAGGTTAAAAACGAGCTTTTCAGAGCCCACAAAATTGTGCTAAAGATGAGGTCGCCTGTCTTCAATGCTGAGCTTACGAGGGACAAGAGAAAGCGGAGCATAATAGTTGAAGATATGGAGCCTCCTGTTTTCAATGCATTGCTTCGCTTCATCTACACTGATTCTTTGCCCTCTATGGGTGATCTTGATGGCAATGAGAATGATGAAATCGTGAGACATTTGCTTGTGGCTGCAAATAGGTATGGATTGGTAAGGATGAAGTTGATGTGTGAGAGCATCCTTTGCAACAGGCTTGCTGTTCAGGACGTGGCTGCTACTCTAGCTGCAGCTGATCAGTGTCGCTGCTACAAGCTCAAAGATGCTTGCATTCAATTTATCAACTCTTCTAATAGAATGGATGATGTGGCAACAAGCCAAGGTTTCGAGGACCTCAAAAAGTCATGCCCTGCCCTCATTACAGAGATATGTGAGAAAGCAGCAATGCCTCACAAGCAAGATTTAGtttgcattgttcttgcaaggtaA